From a region of the Tachypleus tridentatus isolate NWPU-2018 chromosome 1, ASM421037v1, whole genome shotgun sequence genome:
- the LOC143230700 gene encoding uncharacterized protein LOC143230700: MKKEPSHEFQQTDTGLEVLSMTREDASPEEGPSFSVFGYEIQKENSNGMSKETENILVDVEIGQSSDGSTSKFSDSNDEVVDYSQHTSMKKEKEPDLELQQTNTGLEVLSMTREDASPEEGPSFSVFGYEIQKENSNGMSKETENILVDVDVEQISDSTKGDSDDEVLDYSGNVDMSLKNEKEPEEDFQQVISGMCDPNPYVNTYSGKQFPGHYIVKTKSLVSKSTNYRSLNQSGDNIFDETLLRVNNQKLSNISHSEAMSYSNNVCDKELGKNHSPELNVKSYKKLYRCEECGKQLVSKSNLKIHLRIHVQDKPHSCNVCGKTFRSNSQLNRHEKVHTGEKPYSCLVCGKNFCTNSYIQEHMRIHTGEKPYSCVVCDKKFKTKSHLYTHEKMHTGEKPYNCLVCKKTFSRNTLLQEHMRIHTGEKPYICLVCGKEYGRNSHLKTHQRTHTGEKPYTCSVCGKNFLTNSSLKVHHRTHTGEKPYSCVVCGKGFLSNSHLKLHEKVHTVEKQYSCVECDKTFKTKSNLNTHKRTHTGEKPYNCLVCGKNFLINSSLKVHLRSHTGEKPYSCVVCNKGFQSNSNLKLHERIHTGEKPYSCVVCDKTFTRKSHLNRHEKIHSGEKNAVV, encoded by the exons TGACAAGAGAAGATGCTTCTCCAGAAGAAGGACCTTCATTCTCAGTCTTTGGTtatgaaatacaaaaagaaaattccAATGGAATGTCAAAGGAAACTGAG aacATACTTGTTGATGTAGAAATTGGACAAAGTAGTGATGGCAGCACATCCAAGTTCAGTGACAGTAATGATGAAGTTGTTGATTATTCACAACATACaagtatgaaaaaagaaaaagaaccagatcTTGAATTGCAACAAACTAACACTGGATTGGAAGTTTTATCAA TGACAAGAGAAGATGCTTCTCCAGAAGAAGGACCTTCATTCTCAGTCTTTGGTtatgaaatacaaaaagaaaattccAATGGAATGTCAAAGGAAACTGAG aACATACTTGTCGATGTAGACGTTGAACAAATTAGTGATTCCACAAAGGGTGACAGTGATGATGAAGTTCTAGATTATTCAGGAAATGTTGACAtgagtttgaaaaatgaaaaggAACCAGAAGAGGATTTTCAACAAGTTATTTCTGGGATGTGTG ATCCGAATCCATACGTGAACACCTATTCTGGAAAACAGTTTCCTGGACATTATATTGTAAAGACAAAATCTCTTGTTTCAAAGTCAACTAATTACAGGTCACTGAATCAAAGTGGTGATAATATATTTGATGAAACACTGTTGAGAGTGAATAACCAGAAATTATCTAACATTTCCCATAGTGAAGCTATGTCATACAGTAATAATGTGTGTGACAAAGAATTGGGAAAAAATCATAGTCCAGAATTAAATGTTAAGTCATACAAGAAACTGTACAGATGTGAAGAGTGTGGTAAACAACTTGTATCAAagagtaatttaaaaatacacctGAGGATACATGTTCAGGATAAACCACACAGTTGTAACGTGTGTGGGAAGACATTTAGAAGTAACAGCCAACTTAACAGACATGAGAAGGtgcacactggagagaaaccatacagttgtttaGTGTGCGGGAAAAATTTTTGCACAAATTCATACATACAAGAGCACATGAGGATACACACTGGAGAAAAACCGTACAGTTGTGTggtttgtgataaaaaatttaaGACTAAAAGTCATCTTTATACACATGAAAAGATGCATACTGGTGAAAAACCATACAATTGTTTAGTTTGTAAAAAAACCTTTTCAAGAAATACCCTGCTACAAGAGCATAtgagaatacacactggagagaaaccttacatttGCTTAGTGTGTGGCAAAGAATATGGAAGAAACAGTCACCTTAAAACTCATCAGAGGacacacactggagagaaaccatataCTTGTTCAGTATGTGGGaaaaattttttaacaaatagtAGTTTAAAAGTACATCACAGGacacacactggggagaaaccgtACAGTTGTGTAGTGTGTGGGAAAGGATTTCTAAGCAACAGCCATTTAAAACTACATGAGAAAGTACACACTGTAGAAAAACAGTACAGTTGTGTAGAGTGTGATAAAACTTTTAAGACTAAAAGTAATcttaacacacacaaaagaacacacactggagagaaaccgtACAATTGTTTAGTGTGTGGGAAAAATTTTCTAATCAATAGTAGCTTGAAAGTACATCTGAGGtcacatactggggagaaaccgtATAGTTGTGTAGTGTGTAATAAAGGATTTCAAAGTAACAGTAATTTAAAACTACATGAGAGAATACATACTGGTGAGAAACCGTACAGTTGTGTAGTTTGTGATAAAACATTTACACGTAAAAGTCATCTTAACAGACATGAGAAGATACATTCAGGTGAAAAAAATGCAGTTGTGTAG